One genomic region from Microcella humidisoli encodes:
- a CDS encoding ammonium transporter: protein MDQGNTAFLLICAALVLLMTPGLAFFYGGLVKAKSVISMMMMSFGAIGLIGVLWVLYGYAVAFSGSDGVNLPFNLDATNLGLDAVFQEASEPAGAFPLIAFAAFQATFAIITVALISGSIADRAKFGSWMIFAGLWATIVYFPVASWVFNFTLADDGSFADGGWITYGLQEWIGAGAIDFAGGTAVHINAGAAALALALVLGKRVGFAKGAHVPHNPPFVLLGAGLLWFGWFGFNAGSELAADGVAAIAFMNTIAAPAAALLAWLIVEKIKDGKPTSIGAASGAVAGLVAITPACASLTPFWAIVLGLLAGALCALAVDLKFKLGFDDSLDVVGIHLVGGLIGTLYLGFFANGSGLIYSGSLTQLAAQAIAAFAVMIYSFVVAYIIGFAIEKTIGFRVTEEDEIAGIDPIVHGEAGYVLDAK from the coding sequence ATGGATCAGGGCAACACTGCCTTCCTCCTCATCTGCGCAGCGCTCGTGCTGCTGATGACTCCCGGACTCGCGTTCTTCTACGGAGGACTCGTCAAGGCCAAGAGCGTCATCAGCATGATGATGATGAGCTTCGGCGCGATCGGTCTCATTGGAGTCTTGTGGGTGCTGTACGGGTACGCGGTCGCATTCTCGGGTAGCGACGGGGTGAACCTTCCGTTCAACCTCGACGCGACCAACCTGGGACTCGACGCAGTCTTCCAAGAGGCCTCTGAGCCGGCGGGCGCATTCCCGCTCATCGCGTTCGCGGCCTTCCAGGCGACGTTCGCCATCATCACCGTCGCGCTCATCTCCGGCTCGATCGCGGACCGCGCGAAGTTCGGCTCGTGGATGATCTTCGCGGGACTGTGGGCGACGATCGTCTACTTCCCGGTCGCGAGCTGGGTCTTCAACTTCACCCTCGCCGACGACGGTTCGTTCGCCGACGGCGGGTGGATCACCTACGGTCTGCAGGAGTGGATCGGCGCGGGTGCCATCGACTTCGCCGGCGGTACCGCGGTGCACATCAACGCCGGTGCTGCGGCTCTGGCGCTTGCGCTCGTACTCGGCAAGCGTGTCGGCTTCGCCAAGGGCGCCCACGTTCCGCACAACCCGCCGTTCGTGCTGCTCGGCGCGGGTCTGCTGTGGTTCGGCTGGTTCGGCTTCAACGCCGGCTCGGAGCTCGCCGCTGACGGCGTTGCGGCCATCGCCTTCATGAACACGATCGCGGCCCCCGCTGCGGCGCTGCTCGCCTGGCTCATCGTCGAGAAGATCAAGGACGGCAAGCCGACCTCGATCGGCGCCGCCTCCGGTGCCGTCGCGGGTCTCGTGGCCATCACGCCGGCCTGTGCATCCCTGACGCCGTTCTGGGCGATCGTGCTCGGACTTCTCGCTGGTGCGCTCTGCGCCCTCGCTGTCGACCTGAAGTTCAAGCTCGGCTTCGACGACTCGCTCGACGTCGTGGGCATCCACCTCGTCGGCGGACTCATCGGAACGCTGTACCTCGGCTTCTTCGCCAACGGCTCGGGCCTCATCTACAGCGGATCGCTCACGCAGCTCGCTGCGCAGGCCATCGCAGCCTTCGCCGTGATGATCTACTCGTTCGTCGTCGCCTACATCATCGGCTTCGCGATCGAGAAGACCATCGGCTTCCGCGTCACCGAGGAAGACGAGATCGCGGGCATCGACCCGATCGTGCACGGCGAAGCCGGGTACGTGCTCGACGCCAAGTAA